In one Alphaproteobacteria bacterium genomic region, the following are encoded:
- the rpsL gene encoding 30S ribosomal protein S12: MPTINQLIRKARKDKPVREKVPALEACPQKRGVCTRVYTTTPKKPNSALRKVARVRLTNGYEVTSYIPGEGHNLQEHSVVLIRGGRVKDLPGVRYHTIRGTLDTQGVKDRRQRRSKYGVKRPK, encoded by the coding sequence ATGCCGACGATCAACCAGCTGATCCGCAAAGCGCGGAAGGACAAGCCGGTCCGGGAAAAAGTCCCGGCGCTGGAAGCGTGCCCGCAGAAGCGCGGCGTTTGCACGCGCGTTTACACGACCACGCCGAAGAAGCCGAACTCGGCCCTTCGTAAGGTCGCGCGCGTCCGCCTGACAAACGGGTACGAAGTGACCAGCTACATTCCTGGCGAAGGTCATAACCTGCAGGAACACTCGGTGGTTCTGATCCGTGGCGGTCGTGTGAAGGACCTTCCCGGTGTCCGTTACCACACCATTCGCGGCACGCTCGATACGCAGGGCGTCAAGGATCGTCGTCAGCGCCGTTCGAAGTACGGCGTGAAGCGGCCGAAGTGA
- the rpoB gene encoding DNA-directed RNA polymerase subunit beta, which yields MAMSFTGQKRIRRSFGRLAEVAQMPNLIEVQKTSYDAFLQTGVPMDQREKAGLQEVFSSVFPIKDFSDRSRLEFVRYELERPKYDVEECRQRGLTYTAQLKVSLRLVVWDVDEETGARSLRDIKEQEVYMGDIPLMTEHGTFIVNGTERVIVSQMHRSPGVFFDHDKGKTHSSGKYLFAARVIPYRGSWLDFEFDAKDLAYVRIDRRRKLPATTLLLALDNEETARKREELALEGEQLDPGLAQGMSKEDILAAFYEKITYTLTKSGWKTPFDAERLRGQKLTHDLIDAKSGEVIVEAETKITPRLIRKLSEAGVKDVLARQDDLIGRFVAEDLIDEKTGLVIVEAGDELTEENLQQLVDNGIVDLPTLHIDRVNVGPWIRNTLAADKNASREDALIDIYRVMRPGEPPTLETAEALFRSLFFDSERYDLSAVGRVKMNSRLGFDLGSVPDTTRTLRREDILSILKVLVELKDGKGEIDDIDHLGNRRVRSVGELMENQYRIGLLRMERAIRERMSSVDIDSVMPHDLINAKPAAAAVREFFGSSQLSQFMDQTNPLSEVTHKRRLSALGPGGLTRERAGFEVRDVHPTHYGRICPIETPEGPNIGLINSLATYARVNKYGFIETPYRKVVEGRVTDEVIYMSAMEETRYTVAQANSPVDDKGNLIEDLVQCRARGDYMVARPQDVDLMDVSPRQLVSVAAALIPFLENDDANRALMGSNMQRQAVPLLQASAPLVGTGMEARVAKDSGVAIVAKHDGIIDQVDATRIVVRRTDAEAARESSVDIYNLLKFQRSNQSTCITQRPLVKVGDEVKAGDIIGDGPSTDLGELALGRNVLVAFMPWNGYNFEDSILISERIVRDDVFTSIHIEEFEVMARDTKLGQEEITRDIPNVGEEALKNLDEAGIVYIGAEVEAGDILVGKVTPKGESPMTPEEKLLRAIFGEKASDVRDTSLRMPPGTKGTIVEVRVFSRRGVDKDERALAIERAEIEKLAKDRDDERGILERSFRNRFLDMVEGQKITAGPKGFKTGGKVERSELDDLTTGQLRQVAVDDATINDDLDVLRKQFDEAVARVQARFDDKVEKVQAGDELPPGVMKMIKVFVAVKRKLQPGDKMAGRHGNKGVISKIMPVEDMPYLEDGTAVDIVLNPLGVPSRMNVGQILETHLGWACASLGNQVRDALEQYKAGGKAIDMRKTLEGVYEKAEIVDEIKKMDDDAVLELAGNLTGGIPIATPVFDGAREDDINQMLEKAGLQTSGQVWLTDGRTGDVFERPVTVGIIYMLKLHHLVDDKIHARSIGPYSLVTQQPLGGKAQFGGQRFGEMEVWALEAYGASYTLQEMLTVKSDDVSGRTKTYEAIVRGDDNFEAGIPESFNVLVKELRSLGLNVELIQEEM from the coding sequence ATGGCGATGTCGTTCACCGGTCAAAAGCGTATCCGCAGAAGCTTCGGGCGTCTTGCGGAAGTGGCGCAAATGCCCAACCTGATCGAAGTTCAGAAGACCTCCTACGATGCCTTTTTGCAGACCGGCGTTCCCATGGATCAACGGGAAAAGGCCGGCCTTCAGGAAGTGTTCAGCAGCGTCTTCCCGATCAAGGATTTTTCCGACCGGAGCCGCCTCGAATTTGTTCGCTATGAGCTGGAACGTCCGAAATACGACGTTGAGGAATGCCGTCAGCGCGGCCTGACCTATACCGCGCAGCTGAAGGTGTCGCTGCGTCTCGTGGTCTGGGACGTGGACGAGGAAACCGGCGCCCGCTCGCTGCGCGACATCAAGGAGCAGGAAGTCTACATGGGCGATATCCCGCTCATGACGGAACACGGCACCTTCATCGTCAACGGCACCGAACGCGTGATCGTTTCGCAGATGCACCGCTCGCCGGGTGTGTTCTTCGATCACGATAAGGGCAAGACCCATTCCTCGGGCAAGTATCTGTTCGCCGCGCGGGTGATTCCGTATCGCGGCTCCTGGCTCGATTTCGAATTCGACGCCAAGGATCTTGCCTATGTCCGCATCGACCGTCGCCGCAAGCTGCCGGCAACGACGCTGCTGCTGGCGCTCGACAACGAAGAGACCGCCCGCAAGCGCGAAGAGCTGGCCCTGGAGGGCGAACAGCTGGATCCGGGCCTGGCCCAGGGCATGTCAAAGGAAGACATCCTGGCGGCCTTCTATGAGAAGATCACCTACACGCTGACCAAGAGCGGTTGGAAAACGCCGTTCGACGCAGAGCGTCTGCGCGGTCAGAAGCTGACTCACGATCTGATCGACGCCAAGTCCGGCGAAGTCATCGTCGAAGCGGAAACCAAGATCACTCCGCGCCTGATCCGCAAGCTGTCGGAAGCCGGTGTGAAGGACGTTCTGGCGCGCCAGGACGATCTGATCGGTCGTTTCGTCGCCGAGGATCTGATCGATGAGAAGACCGGCCTGGTCATCGTCGAGGCCGGTGACGAACTGACGGAAGAAAACCTGCAGCAGCTGGTCGACAACGGCATCGTGGATCTGCCGACCCTGCATATCGACCGGGTCAATGTCGGTCCCTGGATCCGCAACACGCTGGCAGCCGACAAGAATGCCAGCCGCGAAGATGCGCTGATCGACATCTACCGTGTCATGCGCCCGGGCGAGCCGCCGACGCTGGAAACTGCAGAGGCGCTGTTCCGCAGCCTGTTCTTTGATTCGGAGCGCTACGATCTGTCCGCGGTCGGCCGCGTGAAGATGAATTCGCGCCTGGGCTTCGATCTGGGCTCGGTGCCGGATACGACCCGCACGCTGCGCCGCGAAGACATCCTGTCGATCCTGAAGGTTCTGGTCGAACTGAAGGATGGCAAGGGCGAGATCGACGACATCGACCACCTCGGCAACCGCCGTGTACGCTCGGTCGGCGAACTGATGGAGAACCAGTACCGCATCGGTCTGCTGCGCATGGAGCGCGCGATCCGCGAGCGGATGAGCTCCGTCGACATCGACAGCGTCATGCCGCATGACCTGATCAACGCCAAGCCGGCGGCCGCGGCGGTCCGGGAATTCTTCGGCTCCTCGCAGCTGTCGCAGTTCATGGACCAGACCAACCCGCTGTCGGAAGTCACCCACAAGCGTCGTCTGTCGGCCCTCGGCCCGGGCGGTCTGACCCGTGAGCGTGCCGGTTTCGAAGTCCGCGACGTGCACCCGACCCATTACGGCCGGATCTGCCCCATCGAGACGCCGGAAGGCCCGAATATCGGTCTGATCAACTCGCTGGCCACCTATGCCCGCGTCAACAAGTACGGTTTCATCGAAACGCCGTACCGCAAGGTCGTCGAAGGCCGGGTCACCGATGAGGTGATCTACATGTCGGCGATGGAAGAGACGCGCTACACGGTGGCTCAGGCCAACTCGCCGGTCGATGACAAGGGCAACCTGATCGAGGATCTGGTGCAGTGCCGTGCGCGCGGTGACTACATGGTCGCCCGCCCGCAGGACGTGGATCTGATGGACGTGTCGCCGCGCCAGCTGGTGTCGGTCGCCGCGGCCCTGATCCCGTTCCTGGAAAACGATGACGCCAACCGAGCCCTCATGGGCTCGAACATGCAGCGTCAGGCGGTTCCGCTTCTCCAGGCCTCGGCCCCGCTGGTCGGGACGGGCATGGAAGCGCGGGTCGCGAAGGATTCGGGTGTTGCCATCGTCGCCAAGCATGACGGCATCATCGACCAGGTCGATGCGACCCGTATCGTCGTGCGCCGCACGGATGCCGAGGCCGCCCGCGAAAGCTCGGTCGATATCTACAACCTGCTGAAGTTCCAGCGCTCCAACCAGTCGACCTGCATCACGCAGCGCCCGCTGGTGAAGGTCGGGGACGAGGTCAAGGCCGGCGATATCATCGGCGACGGCCCGTCGACGGATCTGGGCGAGCTGGCGCTCGGCCGGAACGTGCTGGTCGCGTTCATGCCCTGGAACGGCTACAACTTCGAAGACTCGATCCTGATTTCCGAGCGGATCGTGCGCGATGACGTCTTCACCTCGATCCATATCGAGGAATTCGAGGTCATGGCCCGCGACACCAAGCTGGGTCAGGAAGAAATCACCCGCGATATCCCGAACGTTGGCGAAGAGGCTCTGAAGAACCTCGACGAAGCCGGTATCGTCTATATCGGGGCCGAGGTCGAAGCTGGCGACATCCTGGTCGGCAAGGTGACGCCGAAGGGCGAATCTCCGATGACTCCGGAAGAGAAGCTGCTGCGCGCCATCTTCGGTGAGAAGGCTTCCGATGTCCGCGATACGTCCCTGCGCATGCCCCCGGGCACGAAGGGCACGATTGTCGAGGTCCGCGTCTTCTCGCGCCGTGGCGTCGACAAGGACGAGCGTGCCCTGGCCATCGAGCGGGCGGAAATCGAGAAGCTGGCCAAGGACCGCGACGACGAACGCGGCATCCTGGAACGCTCCTTCCGCAACCGCTTCCTGGACATGGTCGAGGGTCAGAAGATCACGGCTGGACCGAAGGGCTTCAAGACCGGCGGCAAGGTGGAGCGCAGCGAACTGGACGACCTGACCACCGGTCAGCTGCGCCAGGTTGCGGTCGACGACGCCACGATCAACGATGATCTGGACGTGCTGCGGAAGCAGTTCGACGAAGCCGTCGCGCGGGTTCAGGCCCGTTTCGACGACAAGGTCGAAAAGGTCCAGGCCGGCGACGAACTGCCCCCGGGCGTGATGAAGATGATCAAGGTCTTCGTCGCGGTGAAGCGCAAGCTGCAGCCGGGCGACAAGATGGCCGGCCGTCACGGGAACAAGGGTGTCATTTCCAAGATCATGCCGGTCGAGGACATGCCCTACCTGGAAGACGGTACGGCGGTCGACATCGTGCTGAACCCTCTGGGCGTTCCGTCACGTATGAATGTCGGTCAGATTCTGGAAACCCATCTTGGCTGGGCCTGCGCCAGCCTGGGCAACCAGGTTCGCGATGCGCTGGAACAGTACAAGGCCGGCGGCAAGGCGATCGACATGCGCAAGACGCTGGAAGGCGTTTACGAGAAGGCCGAGATCGTCGACGAAATCAAGAAGATGGACGACGACGCGGTTCTGGAACTGGCCGGCAATCTGACCGGCGGTATCCCGATCGCAACGCCGGTCTTCGACGGCGCCCGAGAGGACGACATCAACCAGATGCTGGAAAAGGCGGGTCTGCAGACCTCCGGTCAGGTCTGGCTGACCGACGGCCGTACCGGGGATGTCTTCGAACGGCCGGTGACGGTGGGCATCATCTACATGCTGAAGCTGCACCACCTGGTCGACGACAAGATCCACGCCCGTTCCATCGGTCCGTACTCGCTGGTCACCCAGCAGCCGTTGGGCGGCAAGGCGCAGTTCGGCGGTCAGCGCTTCGGTGAGATGGAGGTCTGGGCTCTGGAAGCCTATGGCGCATCCTACACGCTGCAGGAAATGCTGACGGTGAAGTCGGACGACGTTTCCGGGCGTACCAAGACCTACGAAGCCATCGTGCGCGGCGACGACAATTTCGAAGCCGGCATTCCGGAAAGCTTCAACGTCCTGGTCAAGGAACTGCGGTCGCTGGGCCTGAATGTGGAGTTGATCCAGGAGGAAATGTGA
- the rpoC gene encoding DNA-directed RNA polymerase subunit beta', which translates to MNELMQLFGQPQGLQSFDHIQISLASPERIRSWSFGEIKKPETINYRTFKPERDGLFCARIFGPIKDYECLCGKYKRMKYKGIVCEKCGVEVTLSKVRRERMGHIELASPVAHIWFLKSLPSRIGLLMDMTLKDLERVLYFENYVVTEPGLTDLKIQSLMTEDEYLDAQDKYGEDAFTAEIGAEALKSMLSQIEVDEAIEKTREDLAETGSEAKRKKLVKRLKLLEAFQASGARPEWMIMEVIPVIPPELRPLVPLDGGRFATSDLNDLYRRVINRNNRLRRLIELRAPDIIVRNEKRMLQESVDALFDNGRRGRVITGANKRPLKSLSDMLKGKQGRFRQNLLGKRVDYSGRSVIVVGPELMLHQCGLPKKMALELFKPFIYSKLETYGMASTIKAAKRLVEKERPEVWDILEEVIREHPVLLNRAPTLHRLGIQAFEPKLIEGKAIQLHPLVCAAFNADFDGDQMAVHVPLSLEAQLEARVLMMSTNNILSPANGKPIIVPSQDIILGLYYITHERNDAPSPVVHMDSVEALTAALERDDVVLRDAETGALLDEKDPKAGFKLITDGKAKAHRVPVYATLAEIEHAMETKAISLHSRIKSIYDTVDADGNPVRQRVVTTPGRMMLAQILPRDPHLPFSLINRLLTKKDISNLIDVVYRHTGQKETVIFCDKLMGLGFGWACKAGISFGKDDLLVPEAKTALIEEAQAQVKEYEQQYLDGLITQLEKYNKVVDLWSGTTDKVADEMMKIMQSGKGLNSVYMMAHSGARGSPAQIKQLAGMRGLMAKPSGEIIETPIISNFKEGLTVLEYFNSTHGARKGLADTALKTANSGYLTRRLVDVAQDAIVVEEDCGTSHGLTMRAVIEGGDVIEGLAERILGRCTAEDVVDPLNGEIIVKKGDLITEPEADAIETAGIVSVKIRSVLTCETKVGVCGTCYGRDLARGTVVNIGEAIGVIAAQSIGEPGTQLTMRTFHIGGAAQRGAEQNSVESSVDGKLRINNRNVVTDSEGRLVVMGRNCELVLVDEHGRERAKHRVPYGARLRLDDEAEVVKGQTLAEWDPYTIPIITETEGVAHYVDLVEGVSVRDVVDEATGIASKVVIDWKQQAQGTDLRPRITLRDKDGEVVTLPNGMEARYFMSVDAILSVHNQTEVKAGDVLARIPRESSKTRDITGGLPRVAELFEARKPKDFAIIADQDGYIEFGKDYKTKRRIVIRPADEEKDASEFLIPKGKHITVQEGDFIQKGEMLMDGNPVPHDILEVLGVEALADYLCKEIQDVYRLQGVKINDKHIEVIVRQMLQKVEVMHPGDSYMLVGEQLDRYEVQTMNEKLEKEGKTPITVKPVLQGITKASLQTNSFISAASFQETTRVLTEAAVNGKIDTLEGLKENVIVGRLIPAGTGSVMKRLRGVAVGRDKVIQAERAAAQAALEAEQAAEAGADASESETESSDAAE; encoded by the coding sequence ATGAATGAGTTGATGCAGCTTTTCGGTCAGCCCCAAGGGCTCCAGAGCTTCGATCATATCCAGATCTCGCTGGCCTCGCCCGAGCGGATCCGATCCTGGTCTTTCGGGGAAATCAAGAAGCCGGAAACGATCAACTATCGTACCTTCAAGCCGGAACGGGACGGCCTGTTCTGTGCCCGCATCTTTGGTCCGATCAAGGACTACGAGTGCCTGTGCGGCAAGTACAAGCGGATGAAGTACAAGGGCATCGTCTGCGAAAAGTGCGGTGTCGAGGTCACGCTGTCCAAGGTGCGTCGCGAACGCATGGGCCATATCGAACTGGCCTCTCCGGTCGCGCATATCTGGTTCCTGAAGTCGCTGCCGTCCCGCATCGGCCTGCTGATGGACATGACGCTGAAGGATCTGGAACGCGTCCTGTACTTCGAAAACTACGTCGTCACCGAACCGGGCCTGACGGATCTGAAGATCCAGTCCCTGATGACGGAAGACGAATATCTCGACGCGCAGGACAAGTATGGTGAAGACGCCTTCACCGCTGAAATCGGTGCCGAAGCGCTGAAGTCCATGCTGTCGCAGATCGAAGTCGACGAGGCGATCGAGAAGACCCGCGAAGATCTGGCCGAGACCGGTTCGGAAGCCAAGCGCAAGAAACTGGTGAAGCGGCTGAAGTTGCTTGAAGCCTTCCAGGCGTCCGGTGCGCGGCCGGAATGGATGATCATGGAAGTCATTCCAGTCATTCCGCCGGAACTGCGTCCGCTGGTGCCGCTGGATGGCGGCCGCTTCGCGACGTCCGATCTGAACGATCTGTATCGTCGCGTCATCAACCGGAACAACCGTCTGCGTCGCCTGATCGAGCTGCGCGCGCCCGACATCATCGTGCGCAACGAAAAGCGCATGCTGCAGGAATCGGTCGACGCCCTGTTCGACAATGGCCGTCGTGGCCGCGTCATCACCGGGGCCAACAAGCGCCCGCTGAAGTCGCTGTCCGATATGCTGAAGGGCAAGCAGGGCCGCTTCCGCCAGAACCTGCTGGGTAAGCGCGTCGACTATTCCGGCCGTTCGGTGATCGTTGTCGGTCCGGAGCTGATGCTGCATCAGTGCGGCCTACCGAAGAAGATGGCGCTGGAGCTGTTCAAGCCCTTCATCTATTCGAAGCTCGAGACCTATGGCATGGCGTCGACGATCAAGGCGGCGAAACGCCTGGTCGAAAAGGAACGCCCCGAGGTCTGGGATATCCTGGAAGAGGTGATCCGCGAGCACCCGGTTCTGCTGAACCGCGCGCCGACCCTGCACCGCCTCGGCATCCAGGCCTTCGAGCCGAAGCTGATCGAAGGCAAGGCGATCCAGCTGCATCCGCTGGTCTGTGCCGCGTTCAACGCCGACTTCGACGGTGACCAGATGGCGGTCCACGTGCCGCTGTCGCTGGAAGCCCAGCTCGAAGCACGCGTGCTGATGATGTCCACGAACAACATCCTTTCGCCGGCCAACGGCAAGCCGATCATCGTGCCGTCGCAGGATATCATTCTGGGCCTCTACTACATCACGCATGAACGCAATGATGCGCCGAGCCCCGTCGTCCATATGGACAGCGTGGAAGCCCTGACGGCCGCCCTGGAGCGCGACGATGTCGTGCTGCGGGATGCCGAGACTGGCGCCCTGCTGGACGAAAAGGATCCGAAGGCGGGCTTCAAGCTGATCACCGACGGCAAGGCCAAGGCCCATCGCGTTCCGGTCTATGCGACCCTCGCAGAGATCGAACATGCGATGGAAACCAAGGCGATCAGCCTGCACAGCCGGATCAAGTCGATCTACGACACGGTCGATGCGGATGGCAATCCGGTGCGCCAGCGCGTGGTTACCACGCCGGGTCGCATGATGCTGGCGCAGATCCTGCCGCGCGACCCGCACCTGCCGTTCAGCCTGATCAACCGTCTGCTGACGAAGAAGGACATCTCCAACCTGATCGACGTGGTCTACCGCCACACCGGTCAGAAAGAGACCGTCATCTTCTGTGACAAGCTGATGGGCCTCGGCTTCGGCTGGGCGTGCAAGGCCGGTATTTCCTTCGGCAAGGACGATCTGCTGGTGCCGGAAGCCAAGACCGCCCTGATCGAGGAAGCCCAGGCGCAGGTCAAGGAATACGAGCAGCAGTATCTCGACGGTCTGATCACCCAGCTTGAGAAGTACAACAAGGTGGTCGACCTGTGGTCGGGCACGACCGACAAGGTCGCCGACGAGATGATGAAAATCATGCAGAGCGGCAAGGGCCTGAACTCGGTTTACATGATGGCCCATTCCGGGGCCCGTGGGTCGCCCGCGCAGATCAAGCAGCTCGCCGGTATGCGCGGCCTGATGGCGAAGCCGTCGGGTGAGATCATCGAAACGCCGATCATCTCCAACTTCAAGGAAGGCCTGACCGTCCTTGAATACTTCAACTCCACCCACGGTGCCCGTAAGGGTCTGGCGGACACGGCGTTGAAGACCGCGAACTCCGGTTACCTGACGCGCCGTCTGGTCGACGTCGCCCAGGACGCCATCGTGGTGGAAGAGGATTGCGGCACGTCCCACGGTCTGACCATGCGGGCGGTCATCGAAGGCGGCGACGTCATCGAAGGCCTGGCCGAACGGATCCTGGGCCGGTGCACGGCCGAGGATGTGGTCGATCCGCTGAACGGCGAAATCATCGTCAAGAAGGGCGACCTGATCACCGAACCGGAAGCCGACGCGATCGAAACCGCCGGCATCGTCTCGGTCAAGATCCGCTCGGTCCTGACCTGCGAAACCAAGGTCGGCGTCTGCGGCACCTGCTACGGCCGCGATCTGGCCCGCGGGACCGTGGTCAATATCGGCGAAGCCATCGGCGTCATCGCGGCGCAGTCGATCGGTGAGCCGGGTACCCAGCTGACGATGCGGACCTTCCACATCGGCGGTGCGGCCCAGCGTGGCGCGGAGCAGAACTCGGTCGAAAGCTCGGTCGACGGCAAGCTGCGCATCAACAACCGCAACGTGGTGACCGACTCCGAAGGCCGTCTGGTCGTCATGGGCCGGAATTGCGAGCTGGTGCTGGTCGACGAGCATGGCCGGGAGCGGGCGAAGCACCGCGTGCCGTACGGCGCCCGTCTGCGTCTCGACGACGAGGCCGAAGTGGTGAAGGGCCAGACCCTGGCTGAATGGGACCCCTACACGATCCCGATCATCACGGAAACCGAAGGTGTCGCGCATTACGTGGACCTCGTCGAGGGCGTCTCCGTCCGCGACGTGGTCGACGAAGCCACGGGCATCGCGTCGAAGGTCGTCATCGACTGGAAGCAGCAGGCCCAGGGCACCGATCTGCGTCCGCGGATCACCCTGCGTGACAAGGACGGCGAAGTCGTGACCCTGCCGAACGGCATGGAAGCGCGTTACTTCATGTCCGTCGACGCCATTCTGTCGGTCCATAACCAGACCGAAGTGAAGGCGGGTGACGTGCTGGCCCGTATTCCGCGGGAAAGCTCGAAGACGCGTGACATTACCGGTGGTCTGCCGCGGGTCGCCGAACTGTTCGAGGCGCGCAAGCCCAAGGACTTCGCCATCATCGCCGATCAGGACGGCTACATCGAGTTCGGCAAGGACTACAAGACCAAGCGCCGTATCGTGATCCGTCCGGCCGACGAGGAGAAGGATGCATCGGAGTTCCTGATCCCGAAAGGCAAGCACATCACCGTTCAGGAAGGCGACTTCATCCAGAAGGGTGAGATGCTGATGGACGGCAATCCGGTGCCGCATGACATTCTGGAAGTGCTCGGCGTGGAAGCGCTGGCCGACTATCTCTGCAAGGAGATCCAGGACGTCTACCGGCTGCAGGGCGTGAAGATCAACGACAAGCATATCGAAGTGATCGTCCGCCAGATGCTGCAGAAGGTGGAAGTCATGCATCCGGGCGACAGCTACATGCTGGTCGGCGAGCAACTGGACCGTTACGAGGTCCAGACGATGAACGAGAAACTGGAGAAGGAAGGCAAGACCCCGATCACGGTCAAGCCGGTCCTGCAGGGCATCACGAAGGCGAGCCTGCAGACCAATTCCTTCATCTCGGCGGCGTCCTTCCAGGAAACCACCCGCGTGCTGACCGAAGCCGCTGTGAACGGCAAGATCGATACGCTGGAAGGCCTGAAAGAGAACGTCATCGTGGGTCGCCTGATCCCGGCCGGTACCGGTTCGGTGATGAAGCGTCTGCGCGGCGTCGCCGTGGGCCGCGACAAGGTCATCCAGGCGGAACGCGCAGCCGCGCAGGCCGCTCTGGAAGCCGAACAGGCCGCCGAGGCCGGTGCGGATGCGTCGGAATCGGAAACGGAATCGTCGGACGCGGCCGAGTAA
- the rpsG gene encoding 30S ribosomal protein S7 yields the protein MSRRHSAEKREIIPDAKFGDVVLSKFINSVMLDGKKSTAERIVYGALDRMAGRGGADPMKVFHEALENVKPHLEVRSRRVGGATYQVPVEVRPTRAQALAFRWIIDMARKRSENTMVERLSGELLDAANNRGAAIKKREDTHKMAEANRAFSHYRW from the coding sequence ATGTCTCGACGCCATAGTGCAGAGAAGCGCGAAATCATTCCGGACGCGAAGTTCGGTGATGTCGTGCTGTCGAAATTCATCAATTCGGTCATGCTGGACGGCAAGAAGTCCACGGCCGAACGCATCGTCTACGGTGCGCTGGACCGCATGGCCGGTCGCGGCGGCGCCGATCCGATGAAGGTTTTCCACGAAGCGCTGGAAAACGTGAAGCCGCATCTGGAAGTGCGCTCCCGCCGTGTCGGTGGTGCGACCTACCAGGTGCCGGTCGAGGTTCGCCCGACCCGCGCCCAGGCGCTGGCCTTCCGGTGGATCATCGACATGGCCCGCAAGCGTTCTGAAAACACCATGGTCGAGCGGCTGTCCGGCGAACTGCTGGATGCTGCCAACAACCGGGGCGCCGCGATCAAGAAGCGCGAAGACACCCACAAGATGGCGGAGGCCAACCGCGCCTTCTCCCATTATCGCTGGTAA
- a CDS encoding GNAT family N-acetyltransferase — protein MDIREDDLSGPEIAALLQSHLDLMRSISPAESVHALDLEKLRRPDITFWCVWDGDILLGCGALKELAPDHGEIKSMHTSAASRGRGIGDRLLRHILEVARSRGYSRLSLETGSTEHFRPARSLYAKYGFVGTGPFGNYRPDPHSAFMTLEIH, from the coding sequence TTGGATATCCGAGAAGACGACCTGAGCGGGCCGGAAATTGCCGCTCTGCTGCAATCCCACCTGGATCTGATGCGATCCATTTCCCCGGCGGAAAGCGTCCACGCGCTTGATCTCGAAAAGTTGCGCCGGCCGGACATCACCTTCTGGTGCGTCTGGGATGGCGACATTCTGTTGGGCTGTGGCGCACTCAAGGAACTCGCCCCGGACCATGGCGAGATCAAGTCCATGCATACGAGCGCGGCGAGCCGGGGGCGCGGCATCGGGGACAGGCTCCTGCGCCACATCCTGGAGGTCGCCCGGTCACGGGGATATTCACGCCTCAGTCTGGAAACCGGCTCCACCGAGCATTTTCGGCCGGCCCGCAGTCTCTACGCCAAATACGGTTTCGTCGGCACAGGGCCCTTCGGCAACTACCGTCCGGACCCGCACAGCGCCTTCATGACGCTCGAAATTCACTGA
- a CDS encoding ABC transporter substrate-binding protein — MIPNTVRAFAMLILVGLFAMAPAARVAAQAPIQGPVRILFINPAPPEDKHWGIVTDVMKAAAKDLNVELEVQHAFHSAAYTLKHVSLAAQRPVKPHYIVFRNVDGVAIKVFQAAHYAGINTITIDAPLQKSEISQIGGPREKVKTWLGQVVPDAATAGESLVTLLVKAVQQNGAKGVIEVVAMSGPERDVGSQVRVFGLKRGLSKIGNARLLHSFPGDWDTRVADREAYKAFRHAAESQVWWVADDNMTLGVLNVLRNTHRRIGADTVIGAFHWTEPMMTAILQNKVHYVAGGHFIQGAAALILAHDHARGRDFADLGLNYTMDFSFMYRKNVAQVGRIMIAGAWDRIDFRRFSRAANPALQQYDFNVNSYLKAVLGQ, encoded by the coding sequence ATGATTCCCAATACAGTTCGGGCGTTCGCGATGCTGATTCTGGTCGGCCTGTTCGCAATGGCGCCGGCCGCCCGTGTGGCGGCGCAGGCCCCGATCCAGGGTCCGGTCCGCATTCTGTTCATCAACCCCGCGCCCCCCGAGGACAAGCATTGGGGCATCGTCACCGATGTCATGAAGGCGGCCGCAAAGGATCTGAATGTCGAACTCGAGGTTCAGCATGCCTTTCATAGTGCCGCCTATACCCTGAAACATGTCAGCCTTGCAGCCCAACGGCCGGTGAAGCCCCACTATATCGTGTTCCGCAATGTGGACGGTGTGGCGATCAAGGTTTTTCAGGCCGCGCACTACGCCGGTATCAACACGATCACCATCGACGCACCGCTACAGAAAAGCGAGATCAGCCAGATCGGCGGCCCGCGGGAGAAGGTGAAGACCTGGCTGGGTCAGGTCGTTCCGGATGCCGCAACGGCCGGGGAAAGCCTGGTTACACTGCTCGTCAAGGCGGTCCAACAGAATGGGGCGAAAGGCGTGATCGAGGTTGTCGCCATGAGCGGCCCGGAACGGGATGTCGGCTCACAAGTTCGCGTCTTTGGGCTCAAGCGCGGCCTTAGCAAGATCGGCAATGCCCGCCTGCTGCACAGCTTTCCGGGAGACTGGGACACACGGGTCGCCGACCGCGAAGCCTACAAGGCCTTCCGACATGCGGCCGAGTCTCAGGTCTGGTGGGTGGCCGATGACAATATGACGCTGGGCGTCCTCAACGTCCTGCGCAACACCCACAGAAGGATCGGCGCGGATACGGTCATCGGGGCCTTTCACTGGACCGAGCCGATGATGACGGCAATTCTTCAGAACAAGGTTCATTATGTCGCCGGCGGGCATTTCATTCAGGGCGCCGCCGCCCTGATCCTGGCACATGACCATGCCCGCGGCCGCGATTTCGCCGATCTGGGCCTGAATTACACGATGGATTTCTCCTTCATGTACCGAAAGAACGTCGCGCAGGTCGGTCGGATCATGATTGCCGGCGCCTGGGACCGGATCGATTTTCGCCGTTTCAGCCGGGCCGCCAATCCGGCGCTGCAGCAGTACGATTTCAATGTGAACAGCTACCTCAAGGCCGTGCTGGGACAGTAG